The proteins below come from a single Oxobacter pfennigii genomic window:
- the murB gene encoding UDP-N-acetylmuramate dehydrogenase, translated as MKKCDIIERLFIIVGENNIKIDEPMKNHTSFKVGGPADIFISPVTELQIKDVLKLCNESGCPVFVMGNGTNLIVKDKGIRGVVLKIYDNFSKIYTDKNIIIAEAGALLSVVSKTAMKESLKGLEFASGIPGTVGGAAAMNAGAYNGEIKDVIHSVDVIDDNYNIITLNRDELQLGYRTSVISTKGYTVLRVRFLLEPGNFKEIKERIDTLTKRRKERQPLHLPSAGSTFKRPEGHFAAKLIEDAGLKGAKAGDAMVSDMHSGFIVNVGNATARDILNLIEIVKNEVYEKFDVMLEPEVKIVGEE; from the coding sequence GTGAAGAAATGCGATATTATTGAAAGGCTCTTTATCATTGTTGGTGAAAACAATATTAAAATAGATGAACCCATGAAAAATCATACATCCTTTAAAGTAGGAGGACCGGCGGATATTTTTATATCTCCTGTAACCGAGCTGCAGATAAAGGATGTGCTCAAGCTTTGCAATGAGAGCGGCTGCCCTGTTTTTGTAATGGGCAACGGCACCAATCTTATCGTAAAAGACAAGGGCATCAGAGGGGTTGTACTTAAAATATACGATAATTTCAGCAAAATATATACGGATAAAAATATAATTATAGCCGAAGCCGGTGCACTTTTGTCTGTAGTATCCAAAACAGCCATGAAGGAGAGTCTAAAAGGCCTGGAATTTGCCAGCGGCATTCCGGGTACAGTGGGCGGTGCTGCAGCGATGAACGCCGGAGCGTATAACGGAGAGATAAAGGATGTCATACATTCTGTTGATGTCATTGACGATAATTACAACATAATAACTCTTAACAGGGATGAGCTCCAGTTGGGATACAGAACCAGCGTTATAAGCACAAAGGGCTATACCGTTTTAAGAGTCAGGTTTCTTTTGGAGCCGGGTAATTTTAAAGAGATAAAGGAAAGGATAGACACCCTCACAAAGCGCAGAAAGGAAAGGCAGCCCCTTCACCTTCCCAGTGCAGGCAGCACCTTTAAAAGACCGGAGGGACATTTTGCAGCTAAATTGATAGAGGATGCAGGCCTTAAAGGGGCTAAAGCAGGGGATGCCATGGTATCCGATATGCATTCGGGATTTATTGTAAATGTAGGAAATGCCACAGCAAGGGATATTTTAAATTTAATTGAAATTGTAAAAAACGAGGTTTATGAAAAATTCGACGTAATGCTGGAGCCCGAAGTAAAGATAGTAGGGGAAGAATAA
- a CDS encoding FtsW/RodA/SpoVE family cell cycle protein — MDNRKEEKRILSLVYGIGIIAFSIIGLYNNDSIAYLIGIFSVVLIGYGHFIISRYFPDGDKYLFVLAAFLAEMGLVMLYRINPYYAIRQITWLTVGVAVFILIVVLFPDMEGIKDFKYYYLAAAIGLLVLTQVFGSDIRGSKNWINLGFIGFQPSEFSKVFLILYLASELHDFKDRKGLIMPAAAVLVSLIFLVLQKDLGSALIFFGISITMVYIATPKIKYVLSAVVLFLIGGAGSYFVFSHVRNRVNIWINPWKDPNGAGYQVVQSLFAIAWGGLMGTGLNLGYPKYIPEVHTDFIFAIVCEEFGLLGGFAVIIAYFLLVYRGMRTAIYSEDNFTRLVAVGISTMIGAQVFVIIGGVIKLIPLTGITLPLMSYGGSSFVINFIALGILQKISENTK; from the coding sequence ATAGATAACCGTAAGGAAGAAAAAAGAATATTAAGTCTGGTTTATGGCATAGGAATTATAGCATTCTCTATTATTGGGCTTTATAATAACGATAGTATTGCCTATTTGATAGGGATTTTTTCTGTTGTACTCATTGGCTACGGTCATTTTATAATAAGCAGGTATTTTCCTGACGGAGACAAATATCTATTCGTTCTGGCCGCCTTTTTGGCTGAAATGGGATTGGTGATGCTATACAGAATCAACCCTTATTATGCAATAAGGCAGATTACCTGGCTGACGGTAGGAGTAGCGGTATTTATACTCATCGTTGTGCTTTTTCCTGACATGGAAGGCATTAAAGACTTTAAATATTACTATCTTGCAGCTGCCATTGGCCTGCTGGTCTTAACTCAAGTTTTCGGCTCAGATATCAGAGGTTCAAAAAACTGGATAAACTTAGGCTTTATAGGCTTTCAGCCTTCGGAGTTTTCCAAGGTTTTTTTAATATTGTATCTGGCATCTGAGCTGCATGATTTTAAGGACAGAAAAGGCCTTATCATGCCTGCCGCAGCAGTACTCGTTTCCCTTATTTTTTTGGTGCTTCAGAAGGATTTGGGCTCCGCCCTTATATTCTTCGGTATATCCATAACCATGGTGTATATTGCCACACCTAAAATAAAATACGTATTGTCGGCAGTGGTGCTTTTCTTAATTGGCGGTGCAGGAAGCTATTTTGTCTTCTCTCATGTAAGAAACAGGGTGAATATCTGGATTAACCCCTGGAAGGACCCAAACGGAGCCGGATATCAGGTAGTACAGTCTCTCTTTGCCATCGCCTGGGGAGGACTTATGGGAACAGGGCTTAATCTGGGATATCCCAAGTACATACCTGAGGTCCATACGGATTTTATATTTGCCATAGTATGTGAGGAGTTCGGACTTTTAGGCGGATTTGCCGTAATAATTGCCTATTTTCTTTTGGTATACAGAGGCATGAGGACAGCTATTTATTCTGAGGATAATTTCACCCGCTTAGTTGCGGTAGGTATTTCGACCATGATAGGTGCTCAGGTTTTTGTAATAATAGGAGGAGTAATAAAGCTCATCCCATTGACAGGAATCACCTTGCCTTTAATGAGTTACGGGGGGAGCTCCTTTGTTATAAATTTCATAGCTTTAGGTATACTTCAAAAGATATCGGAAAATACCAAGTGA
- the uvrC gene encoding excinuclease ABC subunit UvrC, translating into MFNLEEQLKNLPDKPGVYIMKDEYGQIIYIGKAVSLKNRVRQYFQNSRGHGAKVKAMVDNIEEFEYIVTDSELEALILECNLIKTHKPKYNVLLKDDKHYPYIKVTMNEDYPRVVMIRKIERDKARYFGPYSGAFAVRETIEIIKKLFPIRTCSRVMGKNTKERPCLNFHIGRCLAPCQGNVNIQEYRNMMKDICLFLSGSHDELISELEKKMNASAENMEYERAADYRDKIAAIRQIQEKQKVLSSAMEDEDVIAFAQGEDKTCMQVFFIRGGKLIGREHFILTDTLDTSTKEILTGFIKQFYMGEGFIPREILLQEEIDEINIIESWLTSKRGSKVYIKIPQKGEKKDLVDLASKNALITLQNFSERILRDKKASEGAIEELSDILELDFIPRRIEAFDISNIQGTDPVGSMVVFVDGKPQNREYRRFRIKTVKGPNDYASMMEMLSRRFKHGLEEIDRNKGISDGADGKFSNMPDLILIDGGEGHVNSALEVVKGLNLDIPVCGMVKDDRHRTRGLIYNSQEIKMDTHSEAFRLVTRIQDEVHRFAINYHRSLRDKGMNKSVLDEINGIGSIRKKALIKHFGSIDKIKEANADELLQAPGMNKKSAQAVYGYFHGN; encoded by the coding sequence ATGTTTAATTTGGAGGAGCAGCTTAAAAATCTTCCCGATAAGCCGGGAGTTTATATAATGAAGGATGAATATGGGCAGATAATATACATTGGGAAGGCTGTATCATTAAAGAACAGGGTCAGGCAGTACTTTCAGAACTCCAGGGGCCACGGTGCCAAAGTTAAGGCTATGGTGGACAACATAGAGGAGTTTGAGTATATAGTTACGGATTCGGAACTGGAAGCCCTTATTTTGGAGTGCAATTTAATAAAGACTCACAAACCGAAATATAACGTACTTTTAAAGGATGACAAACACTATCCCTATATAAAGGTTACCATGAATGAGGATTACCCTCGGGTAGTAATGATCAGGAAAATTGAAAGGGACAAGGCCAGGTACTTCGGACCCTATTCCGGAGCCTTTGCAGTACGGGAAACTATTGAGATAATTAAAAAGCTCTTTCCCATAAGGACATGCAGCAGGGTCATGGGTAAAAATACAAAAGAGAGGCCCTGCCTTAATTTTCATATAGGAAGATGCCTGGCACCCTGTCAGGGTAATGTAAATATACAGGAATACAGAAACATGATGAAAGATATCTGCCTTTTTTTATCAGGAAGCCATGATGAACTGATATCCGAATTGGAAAAGAAAATGAATGCTTCGGCTGAAAACATGGAATACGAGAGGGCAGCGGATTACAGGGATAAAATTGCCGCAATAAGACAAATACAGGAGAAACAGAAGGTATTATCTTCAGCCATGGAAGATGAAGACGTAATAGCCTTCGCCCAGGGAGAGGACAAAACCTGTATGCAGGTATTTTTCATAAGGGGAGGAAAGCTCATAGGAAGAGAGCATTTTATACTTACGGATACATTGGATACATCTACAAAGGAAATATTGACGGGTTTCATAAAACAATTCTACATGGGGGAAGGCTTTATTCCCAGAGAAATACTGCTTCAAGAGGAAATAGATGAAATAAACATAATAGAATCCTGGCTGACCAGCAAGAGAGGCTCTAAGGTATATATAAAAATCCCCCAAAAAGGTGAGAAAAAAGACCTGGTGGATTTAGCCTCAAAGAATGCACTTATAACACTTCAAAACTTCAGCGAGAGGATATTAAGGGATAAAAAGGCTTCTGAGGGTGCCATAGAAGAGCTGTCGGATATACTTGAACTGGACTTTATACCAAGGCGCATTGAGGCCTTTGATATATCAAATATCCAGGGCACAGACCCCGTCGGTTCCATGGTGGTATTCGTAGATGGAAAGCCTCAGAACAGGGAATACAGGCGCTTCAGGATAAAAACGGTAAAAGGGCCTAATGATTATGCCAGCATGATGGAAATGCTAAGCCGCCGCTTTAAGCATGGGCTAGAAGAGATAGACAGGAACAAGGGTATATCTGATGGAGCCGACGGAAAGTTCTCCAACATGCCCGACCTTATACTGATTGACGGCGGTGAAGGCCATGTCAACAGCGCCCTTGAGGTGGTAAAGGGCTTGAACCTTGACATTCCAGTATGCGGAATGGTTAAGGATGACAGGCACAGAACCAGAGGCCTTATATATAACAGTCAGGAAATAAAAATGGACACCCACAGTGAGGCTTTCAGGCTGGTGACAAGAATACAGGATGAGGTCCACAGGTTTGCCATCAACTATCACAGAAGCCTTAGGGATAAAGGTATGAACAAATCCGTGCTGGATGAAATCAATGGTATAGGAAGTATAAGAAAGAAAGCTCTGATTAAGCATTTCGGGAGCATTGATAAAATAAAAGAAGCCAATGCGGATGAGCTTTTACAGGCACCGGGAATGAACAAAAAAAGTGCCCAAGCAGTTTATGGATATTTTCACGGAAATTAA
- a CDS encoding FHA domain-containing protein, which yields MLNKLIIWIMRFVLLGMIYIFLYKVIKVMYSDLKGNKIKASVSAGIEVIDIGDDCPIPIGAVYPLHSVTNIGRTPDNNIVLDCKYVSNYHARIFLKNNYYILKDMNSTNGTFLNSIKVEKPTVVKNDDLINIGGVIFKVIG from the coding sequence ATGCTAAACAAGCTTATAATCTGGATAATGAGATTTGTACTTTTGGGAATGATTTACATATTCTTATACAAAGTCATCAAGGTTATGTACAGCGATTTGAAGGGCAACAAAATTAAGGCATCGGTTTCTGCAGGCATTGAGGTGATAGATATAGGTGATGACTGTCCCATACCCATAGGAGCTGTTTATCCCCTTCATTCGGTAACCAATATAGGCAGAACTCCCGACAACAACATAGTATTGGATTGCAAGTACGTTTCGAATTATCATGCGAGGATTTTTCTTAAAAACAATTATTATATACTTAAGGATATGAACAGTACCAACGGTACCTTCCTGAATAGTATAAAGGTGGAAAAACCCACAGTGGTGAAAAATGATGATCTTATCAACATAGGCGGGGTCATATTCAAAGTCATTGGATAG
- a CDS encoding PHP domain-containing protein, with the protein MIKLYADYHTHTVYSHGKGNIMENVEAAVEKGLKEICISDHGPGHFSYGVKHSSFKEMREEIDVINKKVTGIKVLLGVEANLTSMDGDIDIREEDKKYLDILLMGYHTAVIPKSIRDAKGLYFDNLWAKISPSVHRKARLNNTRAMINAINKHHIDIITHPGLNITIDTVELAEAAAKSGTALEINSSHGFLTVEYVKAAMKQGVNFVINSDAHNPRDIGNFTKGIQTAQEAGLPVDRIINAVKDWE; encoded by the coding sequence ATGATAAAGCTTTATGCGGATTATCATACTCATACTGTTTACAGCCACGGAAAAGGAAATATAATGGAGAACGTAGAGGCGGCTGTGGAGAAAGGTTTGAAGGAAATTTGCATATCTGACCATGGTCCCGGTCATTTTTCCTACGGTGTTAAGCATAGTAGTTTTAAAGAGATGCGGGAAGAAATAGATGTTATTAATAAAAAGGTAACCGGAATAAAGGTGCTTTTAGGCGTAGAGGCAAACCTTACGAGCATGGACGGAGATATTGATATAAGGGAAGAGGATAAAAAATATCTGGATATACTTCTTATGGGATATCATACTGCTGTCATACCAAAAAGTATAAGAGATGCCAAAGGATTGTATTTTGATAACCTATGGGCAAAGATATCTCCTTCAGTTCACAGAAAAGCCAGGCTTAATAATACAAGAGCCATGATTAACGCAATAAACAAGCATCATATAGATATAATAACTCATCCGGGGCTTAATATAACAATTGACACCGTTGAGTTGGCCGAAGCAGCGGCCAAATCGGGTACTGCCCTTGAGATAAATTCAAGCCATGGATTTTTAACTGTGGAATATGTAAAAGCAGCCATGAAACAGGGAGTGAATTTCGTAATTAACAGTGATGCCCACAATCCAAGGGATATAGGCAATTTTACAAAAGGCATCCAAACTGCGCAAGAGGCCGGCCTTCCTGTTGATAGAATAATAAATGCCGTAAAAGACTGGGAGTGA
- the rapZ gene encoding RNase adapter RapZ → MRFVIVTGLSGAGKSQAMKSLEDLGFFCVDNLPPALLPKFADLCFQTQGKIDRVALVIDIRGGSFFDDIFESLNQLKMENFNYEILFLDSSDDVLIKRFKESRRSHPLAPDGRILDGINEERIKLTELKSKADNIIDTSNLTPRQLKEEIIHIFVEGQKFEGIIVSVVSFGFKYGIPLDSDLVFDVRFLSNPYYVEVLKRQSGKDEPVKEYVMRWPETREFLDKVVDMAEFLIPYYIKEGKSHLVISFGCTGGRHRSVVIANNVYEALKKNGHRVIIDHRDISEDIEESKR, encoded by the coding sequence ATGAGGTTTGTCATAGTTACAGGCTTATCAGGCGCCGGAAAAAGCCAAGCCATGAAAAGTTTAGAAGATTTAGGATTTTTTTGCGTGGACAATTTGCCTCCTGCCCTCCTGCCTAAGTTTGCAGACCTTTGCTTTCAGACACAGGGTAAGATTGACAGAGTAGCACTGGTTATAGATATCAGAGGCGGAAGCTTTTTTGATGATATATTCGAGAGCTTGAACCAGCTTAAAATGGAAAACTTCAATTACGAAATTTTGTTTCTGGATTCCTCCGATGACGTGCTGATAAAAAGGTTCAAGGAATCCAGAAGAAGCCATCCGTTGGCTCCTGACGGAAGGATTCTTGACGGTATTAATGAAGAGCGGATAAAACTTACGGAATTAAAATCAAAAGCAGATAATATAATTGATACATCAAATCTTACACCCAGGCAGCTAAAAGAAGAAATCATACATATATTTGTAGAGGGACAGAAGTTTGAAGGGATAATAGTATCCGTTGTGTCCTTTGGCTTCAAATACGGTATACCCCTGGATTCGGATTTGGTATTTGACGTAAGGTTTCTTTCAAACCCCTATTACGTGGAGGTTTTAAAAAGGCAGTCGGGAAAGGATGAGCCCGTAAAGGAATATGTAATGAGGTGGCCTGAAACAAGAGAGTTTTTGGATAAAGTGGTGGACATGGCCGAGTTTTTAATACCATATTATATCAAGGAAGGCAAGTCACACCTGGTGATATCTTTTGGATGTACAGGCGGAAGGCACAGGTCCGTAGTCATTGCCAATAATGTATATGAGGCACTGAAGAAAAACGGTCACAGGGTAATTATCGATCACAGAGATATTTCAGAGGATATAGAGGAGTCAAAAAGATGA
- a CDS encoding peptidoglycan D,D-transpeptidase FtsI family protein encodes MDDDKIRKKIIKVLIAFSFAFLLLIGYLSYFEIVDGESILTSQYNRRNRDRENDVLRGSIYDRDMTLIADSVRAEDGTQKRAYRKGFEYPYAPVIGYYSSVYGTSGIERYYANELLDAGILNPIRFIRDIMSKGDRKGNGLLLTIDSDLQKKAYDALGNNRGAVIAMDPKTGEVLCMTSKPVFNPLTIDKDWDIISKETEQGYFLNRALQPGLYPPGSTFKTVVAGKALETIDDIESKIYICEGNYRFDNYLLSDFNNNKHGEINIHDALAYSCNVTFGQIGVELGFDDMKSGAEDFGFNKRIDFDLPVAVSKYPDIDRTREDSLAQSAIGQFEVTATPFQMMLVAAAYANEGVVMKPFLVKAIADPYGWILNTTKPSVLLKPIEKETAEKVKAMMIDVVKKGTGQSAKISGIEVAGKTGTAEVGPNQPAHSWFIAFAPADDPKIALAVIVENGESGGIKAASVAREVIREYLAK; translated from the coding sequence ATGGATGACGATAAAATCAGAAAAAAAATAATAAAGGTCCTTATAGCCTTCTCCTTTGCCTTCCTGCTGCTCATAGGATACCTGAGCTATTTTGAAATTGTTGATGGAGAGAGCATACTGACAAGTCAATATAACAGGCGAAACCGAGACAGGGAAAATGATGTTTTAAGAGGAAGCATATATGACAGGGATATGACCTTGATTGCCGACAGCGTAAGGGCGGAGGATGGCACACAAAAAAGAGCCTACAGAAAAGGCTTTGAATATCCTTATGCCCCCGTTATAGGCTATTACAGCAGCGTATACGGCACATCGGGTATTGAAAGATATTATGCCAACGAGCTTTTAGATGCAGGAATACTCAATCCCATAAGATTTATAAGGGATATTATGTCAAAGGGTGACAGAAAGGGAAACGGCCTTTTACTTACCATAGATTCAGATCTTCAAAAGAAGGCATATGACGCTCTTGGTAACAACAGAGGAGCGGTTATAGCCATGGATCCCAAAACAGGAGAAGTGCTGTGCATGACTTCGAAACCCGTATTCAACCCCTTAACCATAGACAAAGACTGGGATATAATATCTAAGGAGACTGAGCAGGGATATTTTTTAAACAGAGCGCTGCAGCCTGGCTTGTATCCTCCCGGTTCAACTTTTAAAACTGTTGTTGCCGGAAAGGCTTTGGAGACTATTGATGACATTGAATCCAAGATTTACATATGTGAAGGTAATTACAGATTTGATAACTACCTTTTAAGTGATTTCAACAATAATAAGCACGGAGAAATCAATATTCATGATGCCCTTGCGTATTCCTGCAACGTAACCTTCGGGCAAATAGGCGTTGAGCTGGGATTTGATGATATGAAATCGGGTGCTGAGGATTTTGGTTTTAATAAGAGAATAGATTTTGATTTGCCTGTGGCAGTCAGCAAGTACCCCGATATAGACAGAACCAGGGAGGACAGCCTCGCTCAAAGCGCTATTGGCCAATTCGAGGTAACTGCCACGCCTTTTCAGATGATGCTGGTGGCAGCAGCATATGCTAACGAAGGCGTGGTTATGAAGCCTTTTTTAGTAAAAGCCATAGCAGACCCCTATGGTTGGATTTTGAACACCACCAAGCCTTCTGTTTTGTTAAAACCTATAGAAAAAGAAACGGCAGAAAAAGTCAAAGCCATGATGATAGATGTAGTTAAAAAAGGCACCGGGCAAAGTGCAAAAATATCGGGAATAGAGGTAGCCGGCAAGACGGGCACCGCAGAGGTGGGGCCCAATCAGCCTGCTCATTCCTGGTTCATAGCTTTCGCCCCGGCTGATGACCCTAAAATCGCTCTCGCCGTTATCGTTGAAAACGGCGAATCCGGCGGTATCAAAGCCGCCTCCGTTGCCCGCGAAGTCATCAGAGAATATTTAGCAAAGTAA
- the uvrA gene encoding excinuclease ABC subunit UvrA, with protein MSKDTIIIKGAREHNLKNVDIEIPRDKFIVFTGLSGSGKSSLAFDTIYAEGQRRYVESLSSYARQFLGQMDKPDVDYIEGLSPAISIDQKTTNRNPRSTVGTVTEIYDYFRLLYARIGIPHCPECGKPITQQTLDQITDKISRFEEGTRIQILAPIIRGRKGEHAKILEGIKKNGFVRVRIDGEVMDLSEEIKLEKNIKHNIEVIVDRIIIKPGVQRRLTDSLETAMKLGEGFVIVDVTDKEEILFSEKYACPDCNISIEELAPRMFSFNNPFGKCPKCDGLGTLMEMDPDLIIPDENKSLNEGAVDPWKTFSEDTWTYNIVEGLAKHYKFSMDTPMKDLPSKIKDILLYGTKGEKIKVSYSREYGHGEMMFPFEGVVNNLKRRYRETSSDYIKAEIESYMSIKECPECHGARLKKESRSVTVGGLPIHKLVDLSIKEEIEFFKGLVLTEKEQIISNQILKEINARLTFLSNVGLDYLNLSRSSGTLSGGESQRIRLATQIGSGLVGVLYILDEPSIGLHQKDNEKLLKSLRHLTDTGNTLIVVEHDEDTMLSADYIVDIGPGAGEHGGRVVAAGPLEVIKSCDESITGQYLSGKKAIITPSERRKPNGKWVEVIKANENNLKKISAAFPLGVFTCVTGVSGSGKSTLVNEILQKALSHRLNGSKARPGAHEKINGIEYLDKVIDIDQSPIGRTPRSNPATYTGVFDLIRQIFSETNEAKMKGYKPGRFSFNVKGGRCEACSGDGIIKIEMQFLPDVYVPCEVCKGKRYNRETLEVKYKGKNIADVLDMTVEEALEYFENIPRIKSKIETLKDVGLSYIRLGQPSTQLSGGEAQRVKLATELSKRSTGRTMYILDEPTTGLHVDDVSRLISIMQRLVDAGNTVVVIEHNLDVIKSADYIIDLGPDGGDRGGTIVAKGTPEEVAKNPSSYTGEFLRKIL; from the coding sequence ATGTCTAAGGATACTATAATAATAAAAGGTGCAAGAGAACATAATTTAAAAAATGTGGATATTGAAATACCAAGGGATAAATTTATTGTATTTACTGGATTATCAGGCTCTGGGAAATCCTCCTTGGCCTTTGATACAATTTATGCCGAAGGCCAAAGAAGATATGTAGAATCCTTATCTTCTTATGCCCGTCAATTTTTGGGTCAAATGGACAAGCCGGATGTGGATTACATAGAAGGTCTTTCTCCCGCCATATCCATAGACCAGAAGACTACAAACAGGAATCCCCGCTCAACGGTGGGAACTGTTACGGAAATTTACGATTATTTCAGGCTGCTTTATGCAAGGATAGGAATTCCCCATTGCCCCGAATGCGGAAAGCCTATAACTCAACAGACCTTAGATCAGATTACCGACAAGATATCAAGATTTGAAGAAGGTACAAGAATACAGATTTTGGCGCCTATAATCCGCGGAAGAAAAGGCGAGCATGCGAAAATCCTCGAAGGCATAAAAAAGAATGGTTTTGTTCGCGTACGCATTGACGGTGAGGTAATGGATTTAAGCGAAGAAATAAAGCTTGAAAAGAATATAAAGCATAATATAGAGGTTATTGTAGACAGGATAATAATAAAGCCGGGAGTACAAAGAAGGCTTACAGATTCTTTGGAAACAGCCATGAAGTTAGGAGAAGGCTTTGTAATCGTGGATGTAACAGATAAGGAAGAAATACTTTTCAGTGAAAAATATGCCTGCCCCGATTGCAATATAAGCATAGAAGAACTGGCTCCCAGGATGTTTTCCTTTAACAATCCCTTTGGAAAATGCCCTAAGTGTGACGGTTTGGGTACGTTGATGGAAATGGACCCCGATCTGATAATTCCAGATGAGAACAAATCCTTAAATGAAGGCGCTGTCGACCCATGGAAAACCTTCAGCGAAGATACCTGGACTTATAATATAGTGGAAGGACTGGCAAAGCACTATAAATTCAGCATGGATACACCGATGAAAGACTTGCCTTCCAAAATTAAGGATATTTTGCTATACGGAACAAAGGGGGAAAAAATTAAAGTATCCTATTCAAGGGAATATGGGCACGGTGAAATGATGTTTCCCTTTGAAGGTGTGGTAAATAATTTAAAGAGAAGGTACAGGGAGACCTCATCGGATTATATCAAGGCAGAAATAGAAAGTTATATGAGCATCAAAGAGTGCCCAGAGTGCCACGGGGCCCGCCTTAAAAAGGAGAGCCGCTCTGTTACTGTAGGAGGCCTTCCCATACACAAGCTGGTTGACCTTTCAATAAAAGAAGAAATAGAATTTTTTAAAGGCCTTGTGCTTACCGAAAAGGAACAAATTATATCAAACCAGATACTTAAAGAAATAAATGCCCGGCTTACTTTTTTATCCAACGTAGGTTTGGATTACCTGAACTTATCCAGGTCTTCCGGTACTTTATCCGGCGGCGAATCTCAGAGAATACGCCTGGCGACCCAGATAGGCTCAGGCCTTGTTGGAGTCCTTTATATTCTGGATGAACCCAGCATAGGACTCCATCAAAAGGACAACGAAAAGCTTTTAAAGTCATTAAGGCATTTGACGGATACAGGCAATACCCTGATTGTAGTAGAGCATGATGAAGATACAATGCTGTCTGCCGACTATATCGTTGATATAGGGCCGGGAGCCGGCGAGCATGGAGGCAGGGTTGTAGCTGCAGGGCCATTGGAAGTAATAAAAAGCTGTGACGAGTCCATAACCGGACAATATTTAAGCGGGAAAAAGGCAATTATAACTCCATCCGAAAGAAGAAAGCCAAACGGAAAATGGGTGGAAGTTATCAAAGCAAACGAAAACAATCTTAAAAAGATAAGCGCTGCCTTCCCCCTTGGGGTATTTACCTGCGTAACGGGAGTTTCAGGTTCGGGAAAAAGTACTCTGGTAAATGAGATACTTCAAAAAGCATTATCCCACAGGCTGAACGGCAGCAAAGCCCGTCCCGGAGCCCATGAAAAAATCAATGGCATAGAATACCTTGATAAGGTTATAGATATTGACCAGTCTCCTATCGGCAGGACTCCAAGGTCCAATCCTGCCACTTATACCGGAGTGTTTGATTTAATCAGGCAGATATTCTCGGAAACTAACGAGGCAAAAATGAAGGGATACAAGCCTGGAAGGTTCAGCTTCAACGTTAAAGGCGGGAGATGCGAAGCCTGCAGCGGAGACGGCATAATTAAAATAGAGATGCAGTTTTTACCAGATGTATACGTGCCCTGTGAAGTATGCAAGGGCAAAAGGTACAACAGGGAAACACTGGAGGTAAAGTACAAGGGCAAAAATATCGCCGATGTGCTGGATATGACTGTAGAAGAAGCATTGGAGTATTTTGAGAATATCCCCAGAATAAAATCCAAGATAGAGACGTTGAAGGATGTGGGCCTTTCCTATATAAGACTTGGTCAACCTTCAACTCAGCTATCCGGCGGTGAAGCACAGAGGGTGAAGCTGGCAACGGAGCTGTCAAAACGGAGCACCGGCAGGACTATGTATATACTGGATGAACCTACAACAGGGCTTCATGTGGACGACGTCAGCAGGCTTATTTCCATCATGCAGAGGCTGGTGGACGCAGGAAATACCGTTGTTGTCATTGAGCACAACCTGGATGTCATAAAAAGCGCTGATTATATAATCGATTTGGGCCCTGACGGGGGAGACAGAGGCGGTACCATCGTTGCCAAAGGAACTCCCGAGGAAGTGGCAAAAAACCCTTCATCATACACAGGGGAGTTTTTGAGGAAAATACTATAA